Within the Aeromicrobium sp. Root236 genome, the region CCTGCTCGAGCACGTCAATAAGGTCCTCGTCGAGCCGCTCACTCACGACGACGTGGTGGGTGTCTACGCCGGGTTGCGGCCCCTCCTGCGTGGTGAGGACGAGGCGACCAGCAAGCTGTCCCGCGAGCACGCGATCGGGCATGCCGCGCCTGGGCTCATCGTGGTGGCGGGCGGGAAGTACACGACGTACCGGATCATGGCCAAGGACGTCATCGACGAGGTGGCCCACGCGCTGGAGGGACAGCTCGACCGTCGCGTGCCGCCGTCGACCACGGAGCACGTCCCCCTGCTCGGCGCCGAGGGCTGGGATGCCGTGTCCAACCAGCGGCAGCTCCTCGCGCGGGACTCCGGGCTCCACGACGAGCGGATCGTCCACCTGCTCGGCCGCTACGGGTCCTTGATCCACGAGCTCCTGGCGCTCGTCGCCGAGGACCCGGACCTGGGCCTGCCGCTCGACGGCGCGCCGGACTACCTGCGCGTCGAGGTCGTCTACGCCGCCACGCACGAGGGGGCGCGCCACCTCGACGACGTGCTCACCCGGCGTACGCGCATCTCGTTCGAGGAGTTCGACCGCGGCGTGACGGCGGCGCCGATGGTCGCGGACCTGATGGCGCGAGTCCTCGGCTGGGACGAGTCACAGCGGGCCAACGAGGTCGACCACTACGTCAAGCGGGTCGAGGCCGAGCGCGAGAGCCAGACCATGCCGGACGACGACACCGCCGACGCGGCGCGCAAGGGTGCTGCGGACGTCGTGCCCGTGACCGTTGCGGGCTAGGCGGTCCTGTCGCGGCGCTGGTCGATCACCAGGGTGATCAGGGCCAGTGCCGCAAGGCCGGCCACCGCGGCGGAGAACGACGTGCCGGCAGACGTCAGTCCCCAGTGCTGGGCGGCGACGCCCTCGCCGATCACCGGCAGTGAGATCGCCACGTACGCGACGACGAAGAATGCCGAGGTCACTCCGGCCCGCTCATGGGGGTCGACCTTGGCCAGCACCGACGCGAGACCCTTGCTGAACGAGAGCCCTTGCCCGGAGCCGGCGGCGACGGCCGCGAGCACGATGAGCGGCACCGACTCCGTCTGCAGGCCCCAGACGAGGACGAGCATGCCAACCACCAGGAGCGCGCAACCGGCGTTGACCGCGTGCGTCGTCGAGACGCCCTTGAGCACGACCTGCGCGACGACCGAGGCGCCGAACACCGTGAACACGACGAGCCCCTCGAACGCCGGGCTCGGGTCGGTCAGCGCCTGGGCGACGAACCGGGGCGAGACCGCCACGAACAGCCCCATGACGGCGAACCCGGCGAAGCTCGCGGTACCGGCGGCGACGAACGTCGTACGCACCTTGGCAGGGACCGCGAGCCGCTGGAAGGACGGGCGTGCACCCGCCACCACGTCAACCGTCTCGGCGACCCACCACACGAGGGCGACGGCGATCAGCGAGAGGCCGAGGTGGACGAGGAACGCGAGGTGCACGTCCCACGGGAGCCAGTCGACGAACGCGCCCGCGACGAGCGGTCCGAGTCCCAGCCCGCCGATGTTGGCAGCCGTCGCCAGCAGCGCCGCGCGGGATCGCCAGCTGGCGGGGGCTGCCTCGACGACAGCGGCCGTGGCGGTGCCGACGAAGATCCCGGCGGACAGTCCCGAGAGGACGCGGCCGGCGAGCAGCGCGCCGGTGTTGCCGGCGAGCAGGAAGACCACGTCGCTGGCGATCGCCAGCGCCAGCCCGGCCAGCAACAGGGGACGACGGCCGAGGGCATCGGACCACCGGCCGAACGCGAGCAGCGCGGCCAGGACGCCGAAGGCGTACGTCGCGAAGATCACCGTCGACATCGTGATCGAGAAGCCGAAGCGCCCCTGGTAGATGACGTACATCGGCGTGGGCAGGGTCGTGCCCATCATCGTGACCGCGAACGCGTACGCCAGAGCCGCGAACGCGCGACCACCGCTGAGGGACGTCATGACCGAGGTCAACCAACGACGTCGGCGACGCCTTCCCGACGTGCTCTGAATCACTGCACCGGCCGGTACAGTAAATGGCCCACGCACGCGATACGCTCGGGGGGACGCCGACCACCCTCGGCGCAGTGTTCCGCCGGTGTGAGATCCACCCCGGTCGTGAGGAGGATTCGTGGCGCGCATCATCAACCAGGTCGCGGTGTTCGGGCTCGGCAAGGTCGGCGAGCTCGTCGCCGTCATGCTGGGCGAGTCGGGTTTCAAGGTCATCGGCTACGACTCGGCACCCCGTGACGACCTCGGGTTCGAGGTCAAGCCGCTCGACGTGCAGGACACTGCCGGGCTGCGGGAGTCGCTGCGAGGCGTCGACGCCGTCGTGTCGTGCCTGCCCTATCACCTCAACATCGACGTCGCCGAGGCCGCGTACGACGCCGGCACCCACTACTTCGACCTGACCGAGGACGTCCCCACGACCAACCGGGTCATCGAGCTCGCCGCCGAGAAGCCTGGTGCCGCGTTCGCCCCGCAGTGCGGCCTCGCTCCGGGACTGATCGGCATCATCGGCGCCTCGATCGCCAAGACGTTCGACGAGATCCGCTCGATCGAGCTCAAGGTCGGCGCGCTGCCGCAGAACCCGACCGGCCTGCTCGGCTACGCCATCAACTGGTCGCCGGAGGGCGTCGTCAACGAGTACCTCAACGACTGCGAGGTGCTGCGCTCCGGCAACCGGCAGATGGTGCCGGCGATGACCGAGAAGGAGCGGGTGTTCATCGGTGGCATCGAGCTCGAGGCCGCGTTGACGTCCGGCGGTCTCGGCACGATGTGCGAGACGTACGAAGGCCGCGTGCACCGCCTCGACTACAAGACCCTCCGCTATCCGGGCCACTTCGACCAGATGCACTTCCTGTTCGACGAGCTCAACCTCCGCGAGCAGCGCGACCTCGTCGGCAAGATGCTGGTCGACTCCAAGCCCCCGGTCAGCGACGACGTCGTGTTCATCCACGCAGCCGTCGAGGGCGTCAAGAACGGTCACCCGTTCCGTGAGAACCACGTGCGCGCCTACAAGCCGCTCGACATCTCCGGCCGCATGTGGCGCGCGATCTCGTGGACGACGGCCGCCTCGGCGGTCAGCGTCGTCGAGCTCGTCGCCGATGGCACGCTGCCGCACACTGGATTCATCAAGCAGGAGGACATCACGCTCGAGCAGCTGTTCTCCACACAAGCCGGGCGTCATTTCGCCGAGCAGGGAGAGGTCTGACATGACCGACATCGCCACACGTACGCAGGACATCCTCGACCGCCTCGGCGCGGGCAACCCGTTCGTCGCCGACGGCGACCTGGTGTGCCGGTCGCCGATCGACGGCGGCGAGATCGGCCGGCTCCGGTCGCACACCGCCGACGAGGCGGCCGACGTGATCGGTCGCGCCCAGGCAGCCTTCGAGCAGTGGCGCAGCGTCCCCGCGCCCGTACGCGGCCAGTTCGTCCGCGAGCTCGGTGAGCTGCTGCGCGAGCACAAGGACGATCTCGGTGCCCTGGTCTCGATCGAGGCCGGCAAGATCGTGTCCGAGGGCCTCGGTGAGGTCCAGGAGATGATCGACATCTGTGACCTGGCCGTCGGCCTGTCGCGCCAGCTGCACGGCCTGACGATCGCCACGGAGCGTCCGGGCCACCGCATGATGGAGCAGTGGCACCCTCTGGGCGTCGTCGGCGTCATCTCGGCCTTCAACTTCCCGGTCGCCGTCTGGTCCTGGAACGCCGCTCTCGCATTCGTGTGCGGCGACGCCGTGGTGTGGAAGCCGTCGGAGAAGACGTTGCTCACCGCCCTCGGCTGCCAGGCTCTGGCTGCCGAGGCCGCTCGTCGTGCGGGTGTGCCCGAGGGCCTGTCGGCCGTGCTGCTGGGCGACTACCGCATCGGTGAGGTGCTGGTCGACGACCCGCGCGTGCCGCTCGTCTCGGCGACCGGCTCGACGCGCATGGGCAAGCAGGTCGCGCCCCGCGTCGCGGCCCGACTCGGACGTACGCTCCTGGAGCTCGGCGGCAACAACGCCGCGATCGTCGCCCCGTCGGCCGATCTCGACCTGGCCGTCCGCGGCATCGTGTTCTCCGCCGTCGGCACCGCCGGCCAGCGCTGCACGTCGTTGCGACGCATCATCGTCCACGAGTCGATCAAGGACGACCTCGTCGCGCGCCTCAAGGCGGCCTACGAGACGTTGCCGATCGGCTCGCCGCTGGAGGCGTCCACGCTGGTCGGACCACTCGTCGACAAGCCCGCGTTCGACGCGTTCGGCGCCGCCGTCGAGCAGGCCACGGCCGATGGTGGCGAGCTCGTCACCGGTGGCACCGCGGCCGACGTCGAGGGTGGCGGGCACTACGTCCACCCCGCGATCATCGACATGCCCAAGCAGACCGAGATCGTCAAGGCCGAGACGTTCGCCCCGCTGCTCTACGTCCTGACCTACACCGACCTCGACGAGGCGTTCGCGCTGCACAACGAGGTCGCCCAGGGCCTGTCGTCGTCGATCTTCACGCTCAACGTCCGCGAGGCCGAGCAGTTCATGTCGGTCGTCGGCTCGGACTGTGGCATCGCCAACGTCAACATCGGCCCCTCGGGTGCCGAGATCGGTGGCGCGTTCGGCGGCGAGAAGGAGACCGGCGGCGGGCGTGAGTCCGGCTCCGACGCCTGGCGCGCCTACATGCGCCGGTCGACCAACACGGTCAACTACTCGACCGAGCTCCCGCTCGCGCAGGGCGTCGAGTTCGTCTAGGCCCAGATCGCCGGAGCCACCTGATCGCGTGGCTCCGGCGGCAGGCGCTCGGCGACGCCGTCGGCGAATCGCCGCGCGGTCCACGCCGCGGCGGCCGCGTCGGCGACATCGTCCGGAGCGGCACCGCGTACGCGCGCGGTCGGCACGACGATGCCTTCCCGCTCCAGCAGGCGGCGGCGAAGGGCGGCGCCGGCGGGCGTCCGCTTGGGCTCCAGCACGACTGTGCCGTTCTTCGCGGCGAAGCAGACCTCCGGGTGCACCTCGATGACCGGCACGCCCGGCTCGGTCGCCAGCCAGTCGTGCACGTCGGCGATCTTGGGCAGGATGCCGAAGGCCTGCCGGCTGAGCCCCTTGCCGAGCGCCGCCCGGTTGGCGGCGTTGGCCTCGTCGTACGTCTCGGCGCGCAACGCGCTCGGCGCCGGCGAGCTGAACACGGTCGACGCCCGCCCGGGCAGGCGCCGGCGGGCGTACGCCTCGGGCGCCCGGTCACCGTCGGACGACAGGCCGATGGGCGTGTCGATCGCCACGACCTCGATCGGGAACCGGCGCATCGCCTGGAGGACCAGCTGCTCGATGTCGAGCGCGACGAACGTGCTGACCTCGTCGCCCCATGCCACGCCGACCCAGCCCACGGAGCACCCGTCAACGCCCAGCACCGTCATGGGCCGATCCTTGCACTGGCAACTGTCGGTGCCGCGCGAGAGGGTGGCGTGATGACCAGAGAATTCCAAGTCACGTTCGACTGCGCCGACCCGGCCGCGCAGGCCGGGTTCTGGGCCGAGGTGCTCGGCTATCAGCTGGAGGCGCCTCCCGAGGGCTTCGAGACCTGGCCCGACGCGCTCAAGGCGTTCGGCGTGCCCGAGGACCAGTGGAACTCCAGGTCCGCCCTGCGACCGGTCGACGGCGACGGTCCGCGGATCTTCTTCCAGCGCGTGCCCGAGGGCAAGACCGTCAAGAACCGCGTGCACCTCGACGTACGCGTCGCGCCCGGGCTGACCGGCGACGAGCGGATGGCCGCGTTCGAGGCCGAGGCCACCCGGCTGGAGGCCCTCGGAGCGACCCGCGCTTATCGCGTCGACCCGGAGCCGCCCTTGGAGAGCGGATTCATCACGATGCGCGATCCCGAGGGCAACGAGTTCTGCCTCGACTAGCGCGTCCGGTTCTCCTTGCGCCACATGAGCTTGAGCCCCGACCAGTCGGTGTCGATCGCGGCGACCTTCACGTCGACCAGGCCGAGCTCGAGCGCACCGTCGCGGATCGCGTTCTCGGTGACGTCGCTGACATGCCCGGCTGCCTTGCGCGGCCAGGCGACCCAGAGCGATCCGGCGGGGAAGATCCACTCGCCCCACGCGGGCAGCTGGTCGAGCTCGGCTGCGGAGCGTACGAACACCACCGCGACGTCCGTCGGCCCTCCGGCGACGAGCTCGACGTCATCGAGCGGCTCCGCGAACGCCCACCCGGCGTCGGCGCCGACGAGCGCGAGGCGCAGGCCGGGCTTGATGCCGAGCTTCTTGAGCTGCGGCGTGCCCGAGTAGCCGGAGTCCTGCGCCATGGACCGACACTAGTGCTCGCGCCGCGTGCCGGGGCACAATCGTCGGTCCCGCACGGCACAATGGACAGGTGAGCCTCTACCGTGACGCCGGCATCGTGCTGCGCGTCCACAAGCTCGGCGAAGCCGACCGCATCATCACGCTCCTCACGCGTGACCGCGGCATCGTGCGCGCCGCGGCCAAGGGCATCCGCAAGACCACGTCCCGGTTCGGCGGCCGGCTCGAGCCGTTCATGCACGTCGACCTCCAGCTCGCCGAGGGCCGCTCGCTCGACATCATCACGCAGGTCGAGACGATCAACGCGTTCGCCAAGGACCTCGGCGGCGACTACGCGGCCTACACCGCCGGCACCGCGATGCTCGAGACCGCCGAGCGCCTCGTGCAGGAGGACGGCGAGCCCGCCGTGCCGCAGCTCCAGCTCCTCGTCGGGGCGCTGCGCGCGCTCACCGAGGGGCGCATGACGCCGAGCCTGATCCTCGACTCCTACCAGCTCCGGGCGCTGTCGATCGCGGGCTACGCCCCGACGTTCGACGCGTGCGCCCGCTGCGCAGCGGAGGGGCCGCACCGCAACTTCCACGCCGCCTCGGGTGGCATGTTGTGCGACGACTGCCGGGTCGCGGGATCAGCCGCGCCGTCGCCGTTCACCGTCTCGCTGCTCGCCGGGCTGCTGAGCGGCGACTGGGTCGCCGTCGGCACGTCGGACGACCGGTCCCGCCGCGAGGCCAGCGGCATCGTCAGCGCCTACCTGTCGTGGCACCTCGAGCGCGGACTGCGTTCGTTGAGCCACGTCGACCGGTAACCGCATGAAGCGTTCCGTACGCCAGCCGGTCCCGCACGCCTCCGGCGCGAAGCCTCCTGCGTTGCCGCTCGAGCAGGTGCCCCGGCACGTCGCGATCGTCATGGACGGCAACGGTCGTTGGGCCAAGCAGCGGGGCCTGCCACGCACCGCCGGCCACGAGATGGGCGAGTCGGCGCTGTTCGACGTCGTCGAGGGTGCCATCGAGATCGGCGTCAAGGCGATCTCGGCCTATGCGTTCTCGACCGAGAACTGGAAGCGGTCGCCCGACGAGGTGCGGTTCCTCATGGGCTTCAACCGCGACGTCATCCGGCGCCGGCGCGACGAGATGCACGAGCTGGGCGTACGCGTGCGGTGGGCCGGGCGGCGACCTCGCCTCTGGCGCAGCGTCATCAAGGAGCTCGAGACCGCCGAGGAGATGACGAAGCACAACGACGTCCTGACCCTCACGATGTGCGTCAACTACGGCGGCCGGGCCGAGATCGCCGACGCCGCCGCAGCGCTGGCGCGCGATGTCGCGGCCGGCAAGGTCAACCCCGACAAGGTCAACGAGCGTACGTTCGCCCGCTACCTCGACGAGCCCGACATGGAGGACGTCGACCTGTTCTGGCGCACGTCGGGGGAGCAGCGCACGAGCAACTTCCTGCTGTGGCAGTCGGCCTACGCCGAGATGGTGTTCTCCGACATCGCCTGGCCCGACGTCGACCGCCGCGCGCTCTGGGCCGCGATCGAGGAGTACGCCGCCCGCAACCGCCGCTACGGCAGCGCCTGACGCGCCGATGCAACGCTTTGCGGCCGACTGGCATAAGCAAGGTGTGAGCACGCAGACGTCGGACACCGAGCTCCTGGTCAGGTCGCGCACGAGCGTCGAGGCGTTCGGCGTCATCTACGCCCGGCATGCCCCGGCCGTGCACCGCTATCTCTCCAGGCGCGCCGGAGCGGCCACGGCCGAGGACCTGCTCGCCGAGGTGTTCACGGTGGCCGTCGAGGCGCGACTCCGCGTCAAGCCGCACTCCAGCGGCTCGGCGTTGCCCTGGCTCTACGGCATCGCACGCAACGTGCTGCGCTCCCACCTGCGGCAACGCAACCCCCGGAGCCCGCACGACGACTCGTTCGACCTCGACTGGGACGCGGTCGACGCCCGCCTCGACGCGTCGTCCCTGCGGTCGCGCCTGCGTCAAGCGCTCGACCAGCTCTCACCGGGCGAGCGGGAGGTCCTGCTGCTCGTCGGCTGGGAGCAGCTCACGGTCTCCGAGGCGGCTGAGGCGCTCGGCATCAGCGACGTCGCCGCCCGCAGCAGGCTCCACCGCGCTCGTACGCGCGCGGAGTCGCTGCTGTCAGCCATCTCCCCGCAGCCCCACCGACAGGAGTCATGACCATGCACATCGACGACATCCTCGAGGACACCCGCGACACCGTCGACCCGAGTCCTGAGGCGCTGGAGCTCGGTCGCGCCCAGGCACTCGCCGCGGCCAAGGCGAGCATCGACCGGATCACCCACATCGCGCGGATCCGCACCCGGAGGCGGCGCGCGGCCGGCGTCCTCATGGTGGCGTGTGCGGCGGCAGCGGTGCTGGTCATCGCGCCGTGGGACGGAGACGTCTCCACGCCCACAGCCGAGCCCACGACCCAGGGACCGACCCCGTCGCCGCCGGTCGCCACGCCGCAGTTCCGCAACGCGTCCCAGGTGCTGCGCGCCGCGGGCACGTCGTCGGCGACGCAGGACGTCGATGTGGCGCACGCGAAGTACTGGCGGGTCGACTCCGAGTACGAGCAGGGGCACGACGGGGTCTTCCGTCGTACGTTCTGGCAGGGGCACACGACGCCCGGCTACCTCTTCGACGAGGGCTTCGGCGACGGCGGCCTCGTGACGATGGGCGTCGCGAAGTTCAGCTTCCAGCAGCAGTCACTCACGTGGGACCAGCTCCTGCACCTGACGACGTCGAAGTCGGAGCTCCTGCGGCTGCTCCGCGCCGGCACGGGCGACCTCAAGGGCGGCCCGCCGGACCACTACGCGTTCAAGACCTTGGGCGAGATGCTGGCCGAGACGCCGGCGCCGCCGGCGGTCCGCAAGGCGATGTGGGATGCCGCCGCCGAGCTCAAGGGCGTCAAGAACGACGGCGAGGTCACGGACGCCAAAGGACGCACCGGCTACGGCATCACGCTGGGCGCCATGACGTACGTCGTCGAGCCGAGCAGCGGTCGGATCCTCGAGAGCCGCATGAAGCTCGAGGACGGACTGACCTACCGGATGACCTATCTGTCGCAGGGCCCGACCGACGCCAAGCCCGCGCCGCCCACCACCACGTCCTAGCGGGCTCGGTCGCGGGACGGCGGGTGCGACCGGACCGATAGGCTGGTGCATATGCGCATTGCCAGGTTCGCGGGGGACGACGATCCCCGCTTCGGAGTCATCGGGGACGACAATGGCGTCCCCACCATCGCGGTCCTGAACGGCGATCCTCTCTACGCGGGGCTCAACCTCAGCGGTCAGAAGATCCCTCTCGCGGACGTACGCCTGCTGGCGCCGGTGATCCCGCGCAGCAAGGTCGTCTGCGTGGGCAAGAACTACGCCAAGCACGCGGCCGAGATGGGCGGCGAGGTGCCTGAGGAGCCGCTGATCTTCCTCAAGCCCAACACCAGCGTCATCGGACCCGGCGAGCCGATCTTCTATCCCGAGCAGAGCGACAACGTGCACTTCGAGGGCGAGCTCGCCGTCGTGATCGGCCGGATCTGCCGCGACATCTCCGCTGAGGACGCCGCCAAGGTGATCTTCGGCTACACGATCGGCAACGACGTCACGGCGCGCGACCTGCAGGCCAAGGACGGCCAGTGGACACGGGCCAAGGGCTTCGACACCTTCTGCCCGCTCGGGCCCTGGATCGAGACCGACTTCGACCCGTCCCAGGTCCAGGTCACGACCCGACTCGGTGACGACGTCAAGCAGGACGGCAACACGTCCGACATGGTCTTCACCGTGCCGGCGATCATCGAGTACGTGTCGTCGTTCATGACGCTCCTGCCCGGTGACGTGATCCTGACCGGTACGCCCGACGGCGTCGGCCCCATGGAGGTCGGCGACGAGGTCAGCGTGACCATCGAAGGCATCGGCACCCTGACCAACTCGGTGGTGAGCCGCAATGACTGATCGTCCCGTCGTCGCCCGTTTCTGTCCTTCCCCGACCGGCAACCCGCACGTCGGCATGGCCCGCACCGCGTTGTTCAGCTGGGCGTTCGCCCGTCATCACGGCGGGAAGTTCGTGTTCCGCATCGAGGACACGGACACGTCACGGGACAACGAGGAGTCCTACCAGCTCCTGATCGACGTCATGCGCTGGCTCGGCCTCGACTGGGACGAGGGTCCCGAGGTCGGCGGCCCTCACGGCCCCTACCGCCAGTCCGAGCGCATGGACATCTACGCCGACGTCGCCCAGCAGCTGCTCGACGCGGGCTTCGCCTACAAGGCGTACGACACCGCCGAGGAGCTGGAGGAGCGCCGCAACGCCGCCCGTGCAGCCGGCAAGCCCAGTGGCTACGACGGCCTCCACCGCAACCTCACGGCCGAGCAGATCGCGGCCTACGAGGCGGAGGGCCGCGAGCCGGTCATCCGGTTCAAGATGCCGGAGCGGACCTACACGTTCAACGACCTCGTGCGCGGAGAGATCACGTTCGACTCGGCCAACGTGCAGGACTATGTCCTCGTACGCGCCAACGGCCAGCCGCTCTACACGCTGACCAACCCGACTGACGACGCGTTGATGGGCATCACCCACGTGCTGCGTGGTGAGGACCTGCTGAGCTCGACGCCGCGGCAGATCGCGCTCTACGAGGCGTTCGCCGAGATCGGCATCGGCGGTGGCTTCACGCCGGAGTTCGGCCACCTGCCGTTCGTCATGGGCGAGGGCAACCGCAAGCTGTCCAAGCGCGACCCCGAGTCCAACCTGCTCGACTACAGGCCCAAGGGCTTCCTGCCCGAAGGCCTGCTCAACTACATGGCTCTGCTCGGCTGGTCGATCGCCGAGGATCGTGACATCTTCACGATCCCCGAGATGGTCGAGGCGTTCGAGATCGGCCGGGTCAACCCCAACCCGGCGCGGTTCGACATCAAGAAGTGCGAGGCGATCAACGGCTCGCACGTACGCCTGCTGTCGCCCGACGACCTGCGCAGACGTCTGGTGCCCTACTTCCAGGCGGCCGGCCTGATCGACGACGAGCCGACGACGATCCAGCTCGGCCTGCTGACGGCAGCGGCGCCGCTCGTGCACGAGCGCATGACGTTGCTCACGGAGGCGGTCGACATGCTTCGATTCCTCTTCGTGTCCGACGAGGAGTTCGCGATCGACGAGGCCGACGCGGCCAAGAACCTCGACGAGGCCGGCCTGCAGGTCGTACGCGCGGCACGCGATGCGCTCGATGCGATCCCCGCCGGGGGCGCCGAGTGGACGACGGCGACGATCGAGGGCGCCCTCCGTACGACGCTCATCGACGGGCTGGGACTCAAGCCGAGACTGGCATTCGGGCCCGTACGCGTTGCGGTCACGGGAAGCCGGATCTCGCCGCCGCTGTTCGAGTCGTTGGAGCTGCTCGGCCACCGCAAGACGATCGAGCGACTGGACGCCGCTCTGGGGTGATCCCGGTTTGGGCGCGAGAGGTCCGGTCGGGTAAAGTGTGACCTCGGCTCGGACCCCGTCCGAAGCCATTGGGATATGGTGTAATTGGCAACACAGCGGTTTCTGGTACCGCCATTCTAGGTTCGAGTCCTAGTATCCCAGCGAAACCCTCCGAGCAGCTCCCGAGCACGCTTTGGTAAGGTTTTGTGCGGTCGCAAGACCACCCATGGCCCCGTTGTGTAGCGGCCTAGCACGCCGCCCTCTCAAGGCGGTAGCGCGGGTTCGAATCCCGTCGGGGCTACCATGGAAAAAGACCCCCTGACCAGCGGAAGCGCTGGTCAGGGGGTCT harbors:
- a CDS encoding MFS transporter, with translation MTSLSGGRAFAALAYAFAVTMMGTTLPTPMYVIYQGRFGFSITMSTVIFATYAFGVLAALLAFGRWSDALGRRPLLLAGLALAIASDVVFLLAGNTGALLAGRVLSGLSAGIFVGTATAAVVEAAPASWRSRAALLATAANIGGLGLGPLVAGAFVDWLPWDVHLAFLVHLGLSLIAVALVWWVAETVDVVAGARPSFQRLAVPAKVRTTFVAAGTASFAGFAVMGLFVAVSPRFVAQALTDPSPAFEGLVVFTVFGASVVAQVVLKGVSTTHAVNAGCALLVVGMLVLVWGLQTESVPLIVLAAVAAGSGQGLSFSKGLASVLAKVDPHERAGVTSAFFVVAYVAISLPVIGEGVAAQHWGLTSAGTSFSAAVAGLAALALITLVIDQRRDRTA
- a CDS encoding saccharopine dehydrogenase family protein, whose product is MARIINQVAVFGLGKVGELVAVMLGESGFKVIGYDSAPRDDLGFEVKPLDVQDTAGLRESLRGVDAVVSCLPYHLNIDVAEAAYDAGTHYFDLTEDVPTTNRVIELAAEKPGAAFAPQCGLAPGLIGIIGASIAKTFDEIRSIELKVGALPQNPTGLLGYAINWSPEGVVNEYLNDCEVLRSGNRQMVPAMTEKERVFIGGIELEAALTSGGLGTMCETYEGRVHRLDYKTLRYPGHFDQMHFLFDELNLREQRDLVGKMLVDSKPPVSDDVVFIHAAVEGVKNGHPFRENHVRAYKPLDISGRMWRAISWTTAASAVSVVELVADGTLPHTGFIKQEDITLEQLFSTQAGRHFAEQGEV
- a CDS encoding aldehyde dehydrogenase family protein, with product MTDIATRTQDILDRLGAGNPFVADGDLVCRSPIDGGEIGRLRSHTADEAADVIGRAQAAFEQWRSVPAPVRGQFVRELGELLREHKDDLGALVSIEAGKIVSEGLGEVQEMIDICDLAVGLSRQLHGLTIATERPGHRMMEQWHPLGVVGVISAFNFPVAVWSWNAALAFVCGDAVVWKPSEKTLLTALGCQALAAEAARRAGVPEGLSAVLLGDYRIGEVLVDDPRVPLVSATGSTRMGKQVAPRVAARLGRTLLELGGNNAAIVAPSADLDLAVRGIVFSAVGTAGQRCTSLRRIIVHESIKDDLVARLKAAYETLPIGSPLEASTLVGPLVDKPAFDAFGAAVEQATADGGELVTGGTAADVEGGGHYVHPAIIDMPKQTEIVKAETFAPLLYVLTYTDLDEAFALHNEVAQGLSSSIFTLNVREAEQFMSVVGSDCGIANVNIGPSGAEIGGAFGGEKETGGGRESGSDAWRAYMRRSTNTVNYSTELPLAQGVEFV
- a CDS encoding DUF429 domain-containing protein, coding for MTVLGVDGCSVGWVGVAWGDEVSTFVALDIEQLVLQAMRRFPIEVVAIDTPIGLSSDGDRAPEAYARRRLPGRASTVFSSPAPSALRAETYDEANAANRAALGKGLSRQAFGILPKIADVHDWLATEPGVPVIEVHPEVCFAAKNGTVVLEPKRTPAGAALRRRLLEREGIVVPTARVRGAAPDDVADAAAAAWTARRFADGVAERLPPEPRDQVAPAIWA
- a CDS encoding VOC family protein, whose product is MTREFQVTFDCADPAAQAGFWAEVLGYQLEAPPEGFETWPDALKAFGVPEDQWNSRSALRPVDGDGPRIFFQRVPEGKTVKNRVHLDVRVAPGLTGDERMAAFEAEATRLEALGATRAYRVDPEPPLESGFITMRDPEGNEFCLD
- the recO gene encoding DNA repair protein RecO, with the protein product MSLYRDAGIVLRVHKLGEADRIITLLTRDRGIVRAAAKGIRKTTSRFGGRLEPFMHVDLQLAEGRSLDIITQVETINAFAKDLGGDYAAYTAGTAMLETAERLVQEDGEPAVPQLQLLVGALRALTEGRMTPSLILDSYQLRALSIAGYAPTFDACARCAAEGPHRNFHAASGGMLCDDCRVAGSAAPSPFTVSLLAGLLSGDWVAVGTSDDRSRREASGIVSAYLSWHLERGLRSLSHVDR
- a CDS encoding isoprenyl transferase, yielding MKRSVRQPVPHASGAKPPALPLEQVPRHVAIVMDGNGRWAKQRGLPRTAGHEMGESALFDVVEGAIEIGVKAISAYAFSTENWKRSPDEVRFLMGFNRDVIRRRRDEMHELGVRVRWAGRRPRLWRSVIKELETAEEMTKHNDVLTLTMCVNYGGRAEIADAAAALARDVAAGKVNPDKVNERTFARYLDEPDMEDVDLFWRTSGEQRTSNFLLWQSAYAEMVFSDIAWPDVDRRALWAAIEEYAARNRRYGSA
- a CDS encoding RNA polymerase sigma factor — translated: MSTQTSDTELLVRSRTSVEAFGVIYARHAPAVHRYLSRRAGAATAEDLLAEVFTVAVEARLRVKPHSSGSALPWLYGIARNVLRSHLRQRNPRSPHDDSFDLDWDAVDARLDASSLRSRLRQALDQLSPGEREVLLLVGWEQLTVSEAAEALGISDVAARSRLHRARTRAESLLSAISPQPHRQES
- a CDS encoding fumarylacetoacetate hydrolase family protein, whose product is MRIARFAGDDDPRFGVIGDDNGVPTIAVLNGDPLYAGLNLSGQKIPLADVRLLAPVIPRSKVVCVGKNYAKHAAEMGGEVPEEPLIFLKPNTSVIGPGEPIFYPEQSDNVHFEGELAVVIGRICRDISAEDAAKVIFGYTIGNDVTARDLQAKDGQWTRAKGFDTFCPLGPWIETDFDPSQVQVTTRLGDDVKQDGNTSDMVFTVPAIIEYVSSFMTLLPGDVILTGTPDGVGPMEVGDEVSVTIEGIGTLTNSVVSRND
- the gltX gene encoding glutamate--tRNA ligase; amino-acid sequence: MTDRPVVARFCPSPTGNPHVGMARTALFSWAFARHHGGKFVFRIEDTDTSRDNEESYQLLIDVMRWLGLDWDEGPEVGGPHGPYRQSERMDIYADVAQQLLDAGFAYKAYDTAEELEERRNAARAAGKPSGYDGLHRNLTAEQIAAYEAEGREPVIRFKMPERTYTFNDLVRGEITFDSANVQDYVLVRANGQPLYTLTNPTDDALMGITHVLRGEDLLSSTPRQIALYEAFAEIGIGGGFTPEFGHLPFVMGEGNRKLSKRDPESNLLDYRPKGFLPEGLLNYMALLGWSIAEDRDIFTIPEMVEAFEIGRVNPNPARFDIKKCEAINGSHVRLLSPDDLRRRLVPYFQAAGLIDDEPTTIQLGLLTAAAPLVHERMTLLTEAVDMLRFLFVSDEEFAIDEADAAKNLDEAGLQVVRAARDALDAIPAGGAEWTTATIEGALRTTLIDGLGLKPRLAFGPVRVAVTGSRISPPLFESLELLGHRKTIERLDAALG